A stretch of Labrus mixtus chromosome 7, fLabMix1.1, whole genome shotgun sequence DNA encodes these proteins:
- the LOC132977795 gene encoding class E basic helix-loop-helix protein 40-like, with translation MERIPSAQPPPLSKHQADLSDVHGMDYPMYVYKPRRGMKRGDESKETYKLPHRLIEKKRRDRINECIAQLKDLLPEHLKLTTLGHLEKAVVLELTLKHVKALNSLLEQQQQKILALQNGMQIEQPAVSQEKSEEMFRSGFHMCAKEILQYLANHETDEDFSPSHVISHLHKVAAEVLQGPVRPRTPASPRPEEIPAYHQHQPNKEMATSLPPKPSEGYRRNCVPVIQRAYAPTSSEQSGSDTDTDSGYGGELEKNDSGAQQARPDYYGHESHLKRALKREDDELRHKRARVESSEDEQLSGGESSSSSSGFGSYMSVSPNHPPPPPHPLCMPFYLIPPSAAAYLPMLEKCWYPGAVPMLYSGMGGSASAISSERPPPPQLVLSPRGGSPAPSISQTPMDSPALLQALKQVPPLNLETKD, from the exons ATGGAGCGAATTCCAAGCGCACAACCACCTCCCCTGTCCAAACACCAGGCTGATCTGTCAGACGTGCACGG gatgGATTACCCGATGTATGTGTATAAACCCAGGCGgggaatgaagagaggagatgagagcaAG gAAACCTACAAGCTGCCTCATCGACTTATTGAGAAGAAAAGGCGTGACAGGATAAACGAGTGCATCGCTCAGTTGAAAGATTTATTACCAGAGCACCTGAAACTTACG ACTCTGGGACACCTGGAGAAGGCCGTGGTTTTAGAGCTGACGCTCAAGCATGTGAAAGCGCTCAACTCTCttctggagcagcagcagcagaagatcCTCGCCCTGCAGAACGGCATGCAAATTG AGCAGCCTGCTGTCAGCCAAGAGAAGTCTGAAGAGATGTTCCGCTCTGGCTTCCATATGTGTGCCAAGGAAATTCTTCAGTATCTTGCCAATCATGAGACTGATGAAGACTTCTCGCCATCCCATGTCATCAGTCACCTCCACAAGGTGGCTGCAGAGGTGCTGCAAGGCCCAGTCCGACCGCGCACTCCTGCAAGCCCCCGCCCGGAGGAGATCCCCGCCTACCACCAGCACCAACCCAACAAGGAGATGGCCACAAGCCTCCCGCCCAAACCCAGTGAGGGCTACAGGAGGAACTGCGTGCCCGTCATTCAGCGGGCCTACGCTCCAACCAGCAGTGAGCAGAGTGGCAgtgatacagacacagacagcgGCTATGGAGGGGAGCTGGAGAAGAACGACTCGGGGGCTCAGCAGGCTCGTCCAGATTACTACGGGCACGAGAGCCATCTGAAGCGAGCGCTGAAGCGAGAGGATGATGAGCTCCGCCACAAACGAGCCCGGGTGGAGTCGTCTGAGGATGAGCAGCTCTCAGGTGGGGAATCTTCATCGTCCTCAAGTGGCTTCGGTAGCTACATGAGTGTATCTCCCAATCatccaccccctcctccacatCCCCTCTGTATGCCTTTCTACCTCATTCCACCCTCGGCTGCAGCCTACCTGCCCATGCTGGAAAAGTGCTGGTACCCTGGAGCAGTGCCCATGCTCTACTCTGGGATGGGAGGCTCTGCATCTGCCATATCCAGCGAAAGGCCACCTCCACCTCAGCTTGTGTTGTCTCCAAGAGGAGGCTCTCCAGCACCATCCATATCTCAGACCCCCATGGACTCCCCTGCCCTCCTTCAGGCACTAAAGCAGGTACCACCCCTCAACCTGGAAACCAAAGACTGA